The following proteins are co-located in the Carassius auratus strain Wakin unplaced genomic scaffold, ASM336829v1 scaf_tig00001155, whole genome shotgun sequence genome:
- the LOC113069260 gene encoding SAP domain-containing ribonucleoprotein: MAEVVELHKLKLAELKQECTARGLDAKGNKADLIARLQAYLDEHEEVNEEEVLEEYGEETFAKEETDVQKQELTPPEEVTEKKLVKINPPAAVGERLQKRAERFNLPPNADTKKAARAARFGLEVPETVSSKGTSAKPNVEVLKKRAERFGMNVSSVSKKIEDDEKLKKRKERFGIVTSAASAGATDAEAKKRKRAERFGNV, from the exons ATGGCGGAAGTCGTGGAACTGCATAAACTCAAG TTGGCAGAGCTGAAGCAGGAATGTACTGCTCGTGGGCTGGATGCCAAAGGAAATAAAGCCGATCTGATCGCCCGGCTGCAGGCTTACCTGGACGAGCATG AAGAAGTAAATGAAGAGGAAGTTCTGGAAGAATATGGTGAG GAGACCTTTGCCAAAGAAGAGACCGATGTCCAGAAACAAGAGCTTACTCCTCCTGAAGA GGTGACTGAGAAAAAACTGGTCAAGATAAACCCTCCTGCTGCAGTTGGTGAG AGGCTTCAGAAAAGAGCAGAACGCTTCAATCTTCCACCGAATGCAGACACCAAGAAGGCGGCACGAGCAGcaag ATTTGGTTTGGAAGTACCTGAAACTGTGTCGTCCAAAG gaaCTTCAGCCAAACCAAAT GTTGAGGTATTAAAGAAGAGAGCAGAACGTTTTGGGATGAATGTCTCTTCAGTTTCTAAAAAG ATTGAGGATGATGAAAAGCTTAAGAAGAGGAAGGAGAGATTTGGCATTGTCACAAGTGCAGCGTCTGCTGGAGCCACTGATGCAGAG gcaaAGAAGCGAAAACGTGCCGAGCGGTttggaaatgtataa
- the cdk2 gene encoding cyclin-dependent kinase 2: MESFQKVEKIGEGTYGVVYKAKNKVTGETVALKKIRLDTETEGVPSTAIREISLLKELNHPNIVKLHDVIHTENKLYLVFEFLHQDLKRFMDSSTVTGISLPLVKSYLFQLLQGLAFCHSHRVLHRDLKPQNLLINAQGEIKLADFGLARAFGVPVRTYTHEVVTLWYRAPEILLGCKYYSTAVDIWSLGCIFAEMITRKALFPGDSEIDQLFRIFRTLGTPDESIWPGVTSMPDYKPSFPKWARQDLSKVVPPLDEDGRDLLGQMLIYDPNKRISAKNALVHRFFRDVTMPVPPLRL, translated from the exons ATGGAGTCCTTTCAGAAAGTCGAGAAGATTGGAGAAGGAACATACGGGGTTGTTTATAAAGCCAAGAATAAAGTCACCGGAGAGACAGTTGCACTAAAGAAAATTCGATTAGACAC AGAGACTGAAGGTGTTCCCAGCACTGCCATACGTGAGATCTCTCTGCTAAAAGAGCTCAATCACCCAAACATAGTCAA GTTGCATGATGTGATACACACAGAAAATAAGCTTTACTTGGTCTTTGAATTTCTTCACCAAGACCTGAAGAGGTTTATGGACTCGTCCACTGTCACTGGCATATCCTTGCCACTCGTGAAG AGTTACCTGTTCCAGTTGCTCCAGGGACTGGCCTTCTGTCACTCTCATCGTGTTCTTCATAGGGATCTTAAACCCCAGAATCTCCTGATCAACGCTCAGGGTGAGATCAAACTGGCTGACTTTGGTCTGGCCAGAGCGTTTGGTGTACCTGTGCGGACTTACACACACGAG GTTGTAACTTTGTGGTACAGAGCTCCAGAGATTCTCCTGGGATGTAAATATTATTCTACAGCGGTTGACATCTGGAGTTTGGGCTGTATCTTTGCAGAAatg ATCACTCGGAAGGCTTTGTTTCCTGGAGACTCTGAAATAGACCAGCTCTTTCGGATATTTCGGACACTTGGCACTCCGGATGAATCTATATGGCCTGGAGTCACCTCAATGCCAGACTACAAACCCTCCTTTCCCAAGTGGGCACGACAGGACCTGTCTAAAGTGGTGCCACCCCTGGATGAAGATGGCAGAGACCTTCTTGGG caAATGTTGATCTATGATCCTAATAAGAGGATCTCAGCAAAGAACGCCCTTGTTCATCGGTTCTTCCGTGATGTCACCATGCCAGTGCCCCCCTTGCGCCTCTGA